Proteins encoded in a region of the Sphingomonas sp. HMP9 genome:
- a CDS encoding DUF6445 family protein — protein MTDTPTVTLHLQGEEQRPLLTIDDFWPDPDALREDAASLRMTAIGPHYPGVRAEVPPRLAETMRRRIAPLLAQHFGIDPAPAVLEAYYSLVTTAPGDLAPIQRLPHFDGVEPRRIAVLLFLGHGEQGGTAFYRQRATGFESVDGARLGRAKAELEAGVQTHGMPEASYIAGDTALYERIAVQPARFNRALVYAGNTLHCAYLPPDVTLSPDPMAGRLTLNLFLFDD, from the coding sequence ATGACCGACACGCCGACAGTTACGCTCCATCTGCAAGGAGAGGAGCAGCGCCCGTTACTGACGATCGACGATTTCTGGCCTGATCCGGACGCGCTGCGCGAGGATGCAGCGAGCCTGCGGATGACCGCGATCGGTCCGCACTATCCCGGTGTCCGTGCCGAGGTACCGCCGCGCCTGGCAGAGACGATGCGCCGCCGGATCGCGCCGTTGCTGGCGCAGCATTTCGGTATCGATCCGGCACCCGCAGTATTGGAAGCCTATTATTCACTGGTCACCACGGCCCCCGGCGATCTCGCGCCGATCCAGCGATTGCCGCATTTCGATGGCGTCGAACCGCGGCGGATCGCGGTGTTGCTGTTCCTGGGTCACGGCGAACAAGGAGGCACCGCCTTCTACCGGCAGCGTGCGACCGGGTTCGAAAGCGTCGACGGCGCGCGGCTCGGCCGGGCCAAGGCGGAACTGGAAGCAGGCGTGCAAACGCACGGCATGCCCGAAGCATCCTACATCGCCGGCGATACGGCATTGTACGAACGCATCGCGGTCCAGCCGGCGCGGTTCAACCGTGCGCTCGTCTATGCCGGCAACACGCTGCACTGCGCCTATCTGCCGCCGGACGTGACGCTGAGCCCCGACCCAATGGCCGGACGGCTGACGCTCAATCTGTTCTTGTTCGACGATTGA
- a CDS encoding MFS transporter encodes MTDKPVQGFGGLWNISFGFFGIQIGFALQNANMSRIFQTLGGSLDDLSYLWIAAPLTGLLVQPIIGHYSDSTWTRFGRRRPYFFAGAVLAALALFVMPEAKVLWFAALTLWVLDASINVSMEPFRAFVGDMLRKDQHTAGYALQTAFIGAGAVVGSIFPFVLAHLGVSGDALAGVPDTVRYSFWFGGGALLLAVLWTVGSTREYSPEQMVSFAERDGHGALPAPARALASRGFGSSIAWIVAGIAVIVAVPELALQKEVYLLGGLLVAFGVASLVAIVLARAGNTDNALSQIVGDFGDMPDVMKQLALVQFFSWSALFIMWIFSTPVVAQYMYGSSDATSAAYNAGSDWVGVLFAVYNAVAALVALLILPRLAKRIGRVKTHIACLLCGAAGFASFLVVRDPTMLIVSEIGVGIAWASILAMPYAILASSLPQAKLGIYMGLFNIFIVLPQLLVATLMGSVLKAFFPTEPIWTMAFAAIVMALAALAMLRVPEIEEDVS; translated from the coding sequence TTGACTGACAAACCAGTCCAGGGCTTTGGCGGCCTTTGGAACATCAGCTTCGGCTTTTTCGGTATCCAGATCGGCTTCGCGTTGCAGAACGCCAATATGAGTCGGATCTTCCAGACGCTCGGCGGGTCGCTCGACGATCTCTCCTATCTGTGGATAGCGGCGCCGCTGACCGGACTGCTCGTCCAGCCCATCATCGGCCATTACAGCGATAGCACCTGGACGCGCTTCGGTCGCCGTCGCCCCTATTTCTTCGCGGGCGCGGTGCTGGCCGCGCTCGCGCTGTTCGTGATGCCCGAGGCGAAGGTGCTTTGGTTCGCGGCATTGACGCTGTGGGTGCTCGACGCCTCGATCAACGTCTCGATGGAGCCGTTTCGTGCCTTCGTCGGCGACATGCTGCGCAAGGATCAGCACACTGCCGGCTATGCGCTCCAGACCGCCTTTATCGGCGCGGGCGCGGTGGTCGGCTCGATCTTCCCGTTCGTGCTCGCGCATCTCGGCGTGTCCGGCGACGCGCTGGCGGGCGTGCCGGATACGGTACGCTACAGCTTCTGGTTCGGCGGTGGGGCGTTGCTGCTGGCGGTGCTTTGGACGGTCGGCAGCACGCGCGAATACAGCCCGGAACAAATGGTTTCGTTCGCCGAGCGTGACGGGCACGGGGCGCTGCCCGCACCGGCCCGCGCGCTCGCCAGTCGCGGTTTTGGATCCAGCATAGCCTGGATCGTCGCCGGGATCGCGGTAATCGTCGCGGTTCCCGAGCTCGCGTTGCAGAAGGAAGTGTATCTGCTCGGAGGGTTGCTCGTCGCGTTCGGCGTCGCCAGCCTCGTTGCTATCGTGCTCGCCCGGGCCGGCAACACCGACAACGCGTTGAGCCAGATCGTCGGCGATTTCGGCGACATGCCCGATGTGATGAAGCAGCTGGCGCTCGTCCAGTTCTTCAGCTGGTCCGCACTGTTCATCATGTGGATCTTCAGCACGCCGGTCGTCGCGCAATATATGTACGGGTCGAGCGACGCGACGAGCGCCGCCTACAACGCCGGCAGCGATTGGGTCGGCGTGTTGTTCGCAGTCTACAATGCGGTCGCGGCGCTGGTCGCGTTGCTGATCCTGCCCAGGCTGGCGAAGCGGATCGGGCGGGTGAAGACGCATATCGCATGTCTACTCTGCGGTGCCGCGGGGTTTGCGAGCTTCCTCGTGGTGCGCGATCCCACCATGTTGATCGTCAGCGAAATCGGCGTTGGCATCGCCTGGGCGTCGATCCTGGCCATGCCGTACGCGATCCTCGCCTCCAGCCTGCCGCAAGCCAAGCTCGGCATCTACATGGGGTTGTTCAACATCTTCATCGTCCTCCCGCAGCTACTGGTCGCCACGCTGATGGGGTCGGTGCTCAAGGCGTTCTTCCCGACCGAGCCGATCTGGACGATGGCGTTCGCGGCAATCGTCATGGCGCTTGCCGCGCTGGCGATGCTGCGCGTCCCCGAAATCGAAGAGGACGTTTCCTGA
- a CDS encoding NAD(P)/FAD-dependent oxidoreductase, giving the protein MSEIVQYDILIVGSGHAGAQAAIALRQRNFSGTIALLGNEPSLPYERPPLSKEYLSGDKPFERILLRPAAFWTDRAITLLPGRTVVAVDVEAHRVTTADGGIVVYGTLIWATGGSPRRLTCAGHDLTGVHGVRTRDDVDRMLDELPMVERVVVIGGGYIGLEAAAVLTKLGKHVTVIEAQDRVLARVAGEPLSRFYEAEHRARGVDLRTGVAVSCIEEVDGAASGVRLAGGEILPCEMVIVGIGIVPAVGPLLAAGAEDDNGVTVDDHCRTTLPDVFAIGDCAAHANAFADGATIRLESVQNANDQATTVAKMLTGTPEPYHAVPWFWSNQYDLKLQTVGLTTGYDEAILRGDPAERSFSLIYLRAGRVIALDCVNRVRDYVQGRALVVGAFQVDPALMADTTIELKSLASARSEA; this is encoded by the coding sequence ATGTCTGAGATCGTGCAGTACGACATCCTGATCGTCGGCTCAGGTCATGCGGGCGCACAGGCCGCCATCGCTCTGCGTCAGCGTAATTTCAGCGGCACGATCGCGCTGCTCGGCAACGAGCCGTCGCTTCCCTATGAGCGTCCGCCCTTGTCGAAGGAGTATCTGTCGGGCGACAAGCCGTTCGAGCGTATCCTGCTGCGTCCTGCGGCATTCTGGACCGACCGCGCGATTACACTATTGCCCGGACGGACCGTGGTTGCCGTCGATGTCGAGGCCCATCGGGTGACGACCGCCGATGGTGGGATCGTCGTATACGGCACACTGATCTGGGCAACCGGGGGATCGCCGCGGCGGCTGACCTGTGCGGGCCATGACCTGACCGGGGTCCACGGCGTGCGCACGCGCGACGATGTCGACCGGATGCTGGACGAACTGCCGATGGTCGAGCGCGTCGTCGTGATCGGTGGCGGCTATATCGGTCTCGAGGCCGCGGCTGTCCTGACCAAGCTCGGCAAGCATGTCACCGTGATCGAGGCGCAGGACCGCGTTCTGGCGCGGGTCGCAGGCGAGCCGCTGTCGCGGTTCTATGAAGCGGAACATCGCGCGCGCGGTGTCGATCTGAGGACCGGCGTCGCGGTTTCGTGCATCGAGGAGGTCGATGGCGCGGCATCCGGCGTTCGTCTGGCGGGTGGCGAGATACTGCCTTGCGAGATGGTGATCGTCGGGATCGGTATTGTGCCCGCGGTCGGGCCACTGCTCGCCGCCGGGGCCGAGGACGACAACGGCGTGACGGTCGACGACCATTGCCGCACGACGCTGCCCGACGTCTTCGCGATCGGTGACTGCGCGGCGCATGCAAACGCGTTCGCGGACGGCGCGACGATCCGGCTGGAATCGGTGCAGAACGCAAACGACCAGGCAACGACCGTGGCGAAAATGCTGACCGGTACGCCCGAACCTTATCACGCGGTGCCGTGGTTCTGGTCGAACCAGTACGACCTCAAGCTCCAAACGGTCGGTTTAACGACGGGCTATGATGAGGCAATTCTGCGCGGCGATCCGGCCGAGCGCAGCTTTTCGCTGATTTATCTGAGGGCGGGCCGCGTGATCGCACTCGACTGCGTCAACCGCGTCCGCGATTATGTTCAGGGCCGTGCGCTGGTCGTCGGGGCGTTCCAGGTCGATCCGGCGTTAATGGCTGATACGACGATCGAACTGAAATCGTTGGCGAGTGCCCGCTCCGAAGCTTGA
- a CDS encoding DUF2490 domain-containing protein, whose translation MNRSLSVTVFPLLLAATPALAQQQDAQAWEQLNVVVPVAPQWRVTLEEIARISDRQRGIYTTEFGALVGWQVAEGVELGFGYRHVGFHSRNLAPDEERLRQQIVVARGRFAGRLRLDERFNPDGSEIGFRVRPLLRYNHPLGSERMVMFASHESFFLPNSTAWGQRAGYERMRNIVGLAFPLAKAVTADIGYLNQYRFARGGARAQMDNALNVQVTLNLGTLGVAGLHD comes from the coding sequence ATGAATCGTTCATTGTCGGTCACGGTCTTCCCGTTGCTTCTCGCCGCGACTCCGGCGTTGGCGCAACAGCAGGATGCGCAGGCTTGGGAACAGCTCAACGTGGTCGTTCCCGTCGCGCCGCAATGGCGCGTGACGCTGGAGGAAATCGCGCGGATCAGCGATCGCCAGCGCGGCATCTATACCACGGAGTTCGGCGCGCTCGTCGGCTGGCAGGTGGCCGAGGGTGTCGAACTCGGGTTCGGATACCGCCATGTCGGATTTCATAGCCGCAACCTCGCCCCCGACGAGGAACGACTCCGCCAACAGATCGTGGTCGCCCGTGGACGCTTCGCTGGACGCCTGAGGCTCGACGAACGTTTCAATCCAGACGGGAGCGAGATCGGCTTCCGGGTCCGGCCGCTGCTGCGCTACAATCATCCGCTCGGATCCGAGCGAATGGTGATGTTCGCCAGCCACGAGAGCTTTTTCCTGCCGAACAGCACGGCGTGGGGCCAGCGTGCCGGGTACGAGCGGATGCGCAACATTGTCGGGCTGGCTTTCCCTCTGGCGAAGGCGGTGACGGCCGATATCGGCTACCTCAACCAATATCGTTTCGCGCGAGGCGGCGCTCGGGCGCAAATGGACAATGCGCTGAACGTCCAGGTGACCCTGAACCTGGGGACACTTGGCGTGGCAGGCCTCCACGACTGA
- a CDS encoding efflux RND transporter permease subunit has protein sequence MLSRIVTVAVEKRWLVLLLTFAAALAGVFAIQRLPIDAVPDITNNQVQINVRAPALSPDQIEKQVAFTVETALAGIPGLDYTRSLSRNGFAQVTAVFDEKTDIYFARSQVAERLRTAEQDLPDDVVPEMGPIATGLGDIFMWTVEYRELDQVRHRNGEPGLQKDGSYITPEGDHLVSEPDKATYLRTVQDWIVTPQLKSTAGLAGVDSLGGYTKQYLVVPDIQRMAAMKITLQDLATALERNNTSAGAGIVDRNGEGLAVRADGRIRNADELSRTVIATRESVPILLSQIATVRTGQALRMGSASENGHEVVVGTAVMRIGENSRTVSTGVGTRLAEIGRALPVDIVVKPVLNRTELVDSTISTVARNLAEGAILVIVVLFALLGNFRAALIAALVIPVTMLLTSIGMLKAGVSANLMSLGALDFGLIVDGAVIIVENALRRLGDAQHGHGEPLPLRQRLDLIAASTREMIRPSVYGQAIIILVYAPLLTFTGVEGKMFEPMALTVIIALVFAFVLSMTFVPAAIAITLSRRVDEKESRIIGWLRHRYEPGLGKAMRRPGITLGIAVGALALAGIAFTTLGQEFLPQLDEGNILVQAVRIPGTSVDQSQAMQFQIEKLLARQPEVRFAFSRTGTSEIASDPMPPNASDTFVILKPKAEWPDPGLTKKALVARIETRLSTLPGNGYEITQPIQMRFNELIAGVRGDIAVKVFGDDFGGMNAAADRIADVLRRTRGAVDVRVEQTAGLPMLDIRPNRMAMSRIGVTAGDVQDTVAAAIGGRAAGMIFEGDRRFPVVIRLSEESRSDLTQVAQIPVPTSAGGFVPLSTVADIAVVDGSNQISRENGKRRVVVQANVRDRDVAGVVADARAAIDAHVAMPPGTYGEWGGQFENLASARDRLLLVIPVCFAVIMVLLYGALGSVRDAAIVFTGVPLALVGGVLALVARGMPFSVSAAVGFIALSGIAVLNGLVMVSSIHDLMAQGVARGEAAHDGALARLRPVAMTALVASLGFVPMALGHGAGAEVQKPLATVVIGGLVSATLLTLFVLPTLYARFGGWTASEAKEVSDVA, from the coding sequence ATGCTGTCACGCATTGTAACGGTCGCCGTCGAGAAGCGCTGGCTCGTCCTGTTGCTGACGTTCGCCGCCGCGCTCGCCGGCGTGTTCGCGATCCAGCGGCTGCCGATCGACGCCGTGCCTGACATCACCAACAACCAGGTACAGATCAACGTCCGCGCGCCCGCGCTCTCGCCCGACCAGATCGAGAAACAGGTCGCCTTCACCGTCGAGACCGCGCTCGCCGGCATCCCCGGCCTCGACTACACGCGGTCGCTCAGCCGCAACGGCTTCGCGCAGGTTACCGCGGTGTTCGACGAGAAGACCGATATCTACTTCGCACGGTCACAGGTGGCGGAGCGGCTGCGGACCGCCGAGCAGGACCTGCCGGACGACGTGGTGCCCGAGATGGGACCGATCGCGACCGGGCTCGGCGACATCTTCATGTGGACGGTCGAATACCGCGAACTCGACCAGGTCCGCCACCGCAACGGCGAGCCCGGCCTGCAGAAAGACGGCAGCTACATCACGCCGGAGGGCGACCATCTCGTCAGCGAACCCGACAAGGCGACGTATCTGCGCACGGTTCAGGACTGGATCGTCACGCCGCAGCTGAAAAGCACGGCCGGTCTTGCCGGTGTCGACAGCCTCGGCGGCTATACCAAGCAATATCTTGTCGTCCCCGATATCCAGCGGATGGCGGCGATGAAGATCACGCTGCAGGATCTCGCCACCGCGCTCGAACGCAACAATACCAGCGCCGGTGCGGGGATCGTCGATCGTAACGGCGAAGGCCTCGCGGTCCGCGCCGACGGCCGGATCCGCAACGCCGACGAACTCTCGCGCACCGTGATCGCGACGCGCGAAAGCGTGCCGATCCTGCTCAGCCAGATCGCCACCGTCCGCACCGGCCAGGCATTGCGGATGGGCTCGGCGTCGGAGAACGGCCATGAGGTCGTCGTCGGCACCGCGGTGATGCGGATCGGCGAGAACAGCCGTACCGTCTCGACCGGCGTCGGCACGCGATTGGCGGAGATCGGCCGCGCCCTTCCCGTCGACATAGTCGTGAAGCCGGTGCTCAACCGCACCGAACTTGTCGACTCGACCATCTCGACCGTCGCCCGCAACCTCGCCGAAGGAGCAATACTGGTCATCGTCGTGCTGTTCGCGCTGCTCGGCAACTTCCGCGCCGCGCTGATCGCCGCATTAGTGATCCCGGTCACGATGTTGCTGACGAGTATCGGCATGCTGAAGGCCGGCGTGTCCGCCAACCTCATGAGTCTCGGCGCGCTCGACTTCGGGCTGATCGTCGACGGCGCCGTCATCATCGTCGAGAACGCGCTCCGCCGCCTGGGTGACGCGCAGCATGGCCACGGCGAGCCATTGCCCTTGCGCCAACGGCTCGACCTGATCGCGGCGTCAACGCGCGAAATGATCCGTCCCTCCGTCTACGGCCAGGCGATCATCATCCTCGTCTACGCGCCGCTTCTCACCTTCACGGGTGTCGAGGGCAAGATGTTCGAACCGATGGCACTAACCGTGATCATCGCGCTCGTTTTCGCCTTCGTCCTGTCGATGACGTTCGTGCCCGCGGCGATCGCGATCACGCTCAGCCGGCGCGTCGACGAGAAGGAGAGCCGGATCATCGGTTGGCTCCGCCATCGCTACGAACCTGGGCTCGGCAAGGCGATGCGCCGCCCGGGCATCACGCTGGGCATCGCGGTCGGCGCGCTCGCACTCGCCGGAATTGCCTTCACGACGCTCGGCCAGGAATTCCTGCCGCAACTCGACGAGGGCAACATCCTCGTCCAGGCGGTCCGCATTCCGGGCACCTCGGTCGACCAAAGCCAGGCGATGCAGTTCCAGATCGAGAAATTGCTCGCTCGCCAACCCGAGGTCCGCTTCGCCTTCTCGCGCACCGGCACGTCCGAGATCGCCAGCGATCCGATGCCGCCGAACGCCTCCGACACCTTCGTCATTCTGAAGCCGAAGGCCGAATGGCCCGACCCGGGCCTGACGAAGAAAGCGCTGGTCGCGCGGATAGAAACACGGCTTTCGACGCTGCCCGGCAACGGGTATGAAATCACCCAGCCGATCCAGATGCGCTTCAACGAACTGATCGCCGGCGTGCGCGGCGACATCGCGGTCAAGGTCTTCGGTGACGATTTCGGCGGCATGAACGCCGCCGCCGACCGCATCGCCGACGTCCTGCGCAGGACACGCGGCGCCGTCGATGTGCGCGTCGAACAGACAGCGGGGCTGCCGATGCTCGACATCCGCCCGAACCGCATGGCGATGTCGCGGATCGGCGTCACGGCGGGCGACGTGCAGGACACCGTGGCGGCAGCGATCGGGGGCCGCGCGGCCGGCATGATCTTCGAAGGCGACCGGCGTTTCCCCGTCGTGATCCGCCTGTCGGAGGAGTCCCGCTCGGACCTGACCCAGGTGGCGCAGATCCCCGTGCCGACGTCGGCAGGCGGGTTCGTACCGTTGTCGACCGTCGCCGACATCGCGGTCGTCGACGGCTCCAACCAGATCAGCCGCGAGAACGGCAAGCGACGCGTCGTCGTCCAAGCCAATGTCCGCGACCGCGACGTCGCGGGCGTGGTCGCCGACGCGCGCGCGGCGATCGACGCGCACGTGGCGATGCCGCCCGGCACCTATGGCGAATGGGGCGGGCAGTTCGAAAACCTCGCCTCCGCGCGCGATCGGCTGCTGCTCGTCATACCCGTCTGCTTCGCGGTCATCATGGTGCTGCTGTACGGCGCGCTCGGCTCGGTCCGCGATGCGGCGATCGTGTTCACCGGCGTACCGCTCGCGCTGGTCGGCGGCGTGCTGGCGCTCGTGGCGCGAGGCATGCCGTTTTCCGTCTCGGCCGCGGTCGGCTTCATCGCCTTGTCGGGGATTGCGGTCCTCAACGGGCTGGTGATGGTGTCGTCGATCCACGACCTGATGGCGCAAGGCGTCGCGCGCGGCGAAGCGGCCCATGATGGTGCCCTCGCCCGCTTGCGGCCGGTTGCGATGACCGCACTGGTCGCCAGCCTGGGCTTCGTACCGATGGCACTCGGCCACGGCGCCGGTGCCGAAGTCCAGAAGCCGCTCGCGACCGTGGTGATCGGCGGCCTGGTATCCGCGACGCTGCTGACGTTGTTCGTACTGCCGACGCTCTACGCCCGTTTCGGCGGGTGGACGGCGTCGGAGGCAAAAGAGGTGTCCGACGTCGCTTGA
- a CDS encoding efflux RND transporter periplasmic adaptor subunit, with protein MNRLIIRAITPAAVALALAGCGPSPDPAPATNAVANEDGDKASGDPSVATLSAQQIADAGIEVTRPSVGGVAGAIELPATIEGDPQGVQVVAATIGGRLVSLTRNLGQSIGRGDTLAIIESREAASLNAEVEAAGARSALAQSNLRREQRLFAERVSPEQDLVAARTAATEARIALRLAQQQRSATGGGGGGGGGGGGGGGALNRIAVRAPIAGQVIARSATLGQQVAADAELFRVANLAKVSVTMSLVPADAGRVTPGARVEVTSAGRRRNGRVTFVSPILDETTRLVPVIATIDNAGGIWRVGENVGVSVLLPASGDRSVAVPSAAVQMIGDRPHVFVRTAGGFKATPVTLGRTNGGAVTVTAGLTGEERIASTNSFTLKAELGKSAAKDED; from the coding sequence ATGAACCGCCTTATCATCCGGGCGATCACGCCTGCCGCCGTCGCTCTGGCCTTGGCAGGCTGTGGCCCCTCCCCGGATCCCGCGCCCGCGACGAACGCTGTGGCGAACGAGGATGGCGACAAAGCCTCCGGCGATCCGTCGGTCGCGACGCTGTCGGCGCAGCAGATCGCCGACGCCGGTATCGAGGTTACGCGCCCGAGCGTCGGCGGCGTCGCCGGCGCGATCGAACTTCCCGCGACGATCGAGGGCGATCCGCAGGGCGTGCAGGTCGTGGCGGCGACGATCGGCGGCCGGCTGGTCTCGCTCACTCGCAACCTCGGTCAATCCATCGGCCGCGGCGATACGCTGGCGATCATCGAGAGCCGCGAGGCCGCGTCGCTCAATGCCGAGGTCGAGGCCGCCGGGGCGCGGTCCGCGCTCGCCCAGTCGAACCTCCGGCGCGAGCAACGGCTGTTCGCCGAACGTGTTTCGCCCGAACAGGATCTCGTCGCCGCCCGGACCGCCGCGACCGAGGCCCGCATCGCGCTGCGTCTCGCGCAGCAACAGCGATCGGCAACTGGCGGCGGCGGAGGCGGCGGCGGAGGCGGCGGCGGCGGCGGCGGCGCACTCAACCGCATTGCAGTACGCGCGCCGATCGCCGGTCAGGTGATCGCCCGGTCGGCAACGCTCGGGCAACAGGTCGCTGCCGACGCCGAACTGTTCCGCGTCGCCAATCTCGCCAAGGTGTCGGTCACGATGTCGCTTGTCCCTGCCGACGCCGGCCGCGTGACGCCTGGCGCGCGCGTGGAAGTCACCTCCGCCGGTCGGCGTCGGAACGGGCGCGTGACCTTCGTCTCGCCGATCCTCGACGAGACCACGCGCCTGGTCCCGGTCATCGCGACGATCGACAATGCAGGCGGCATCTGGCGCGTCGGCGAGAATGTCGGGGTATCGGTGCTGCTCCCCGCGAGCGGGGACCGCAGCGTCGCCGTGCCCTCGGCGGCGGTGCAGATGATCGGCGACCGGCCGCACGTGTTCGTGCGTACGGCGGGCGGCTTCAAGGCCACCCCGGTGACGCTCGGCCGCACCAATGGCGGCGCCGTCACCGTGACCGCGGGCCTGACCGGCGAGGAGCGCATCGCGTCCACCAACTCGTTCACGCTCAAGGCCGAACTCGGCAAGAGCGCGGCCAAGGACGAGGACTAG
- a CDS encoding TolC family protein encodes MHRIFAAIMVAGVCAPSLQAQTSPHISAEPVLTLAEALARAGVSSPFRDVASAGVRAAEAQRQVAALRPNPSIIAETENVAGSGLYRGLRSSETTLGLALPLERGGKRQARIALADAQIGRAGIGAAIARADLRLRVTQAYVVAVAARRRAAVSRDQVGTAAAVLRAARVRVQAGRASPLEQQRADVAHVAAEGAEERAERSADVAAANLARLIGMPVGALDEGWFQQVEAPDSVRPPPGSTGTLVAAAARADLDAATAQVRLARSQRVPDLTLSASARRLEQTNDTAAVFGVSIPLTVFNGGRSAVAVADAQRDQSDALRRAALLDAEQDIATTQAEAANAATTARNALGPALAGAVEAARIARIGYREGKFGQLDLLDAERTLLDTRTAAIDALAAYHDARARLDRLTAAAPIAKDTDR; translated from the coding sequence ATGCATCGCATCTTTGCGGCCATCATGGTCGCAGGCGTCTGCGCACCGTCGCTGCAGGCCCAGACCAGTCCGCACATATCAGCGGAACCGGTACTCACGCTCGCCGAGGCGCTAGCCCGCGCAGGCGTATCCTCGCCGTTTCGGGACGTGGCTTCGGCGGGCGTGCGCGCCGCCGAAGCACAGCGTCAGGTCGCCGCGCTGCGTCCGAACCCGTCGATCATCGCGGAGACCGAGAACGTCGCGGGATCCGGACTCTATCGGGGCCTGCGCTCGTCCGAGACGACGCTAGGGCTGGCGCTGCCTCTCGAACGCGGTGGCAAGCGGCAGGCCCGGATCGCGCTCGCCGACGCGCAGATCGGCCGCGCGGGTATCGGCGCGGCGATCGCCCGCGCCGATCTTCGCCTTCGCGTGACGCAGGCGTACGTCGTCGCGGTAGCTGCGCGGCGCCGCGCCGCGGTCTCCCGCGATCAGGTCGGCACTGCCGCCGCAGTCCTCCGCGCGGCCAGGGTGCGCGTGCAGGCCGGTCGGGCATCGCCGCTCGAGCAACAACGTGCCGACGTCGCGCACGTCGCCGCCGAGGGCGCTGAGGAGCGCGCCGAACGATCGGCGGATGTCGCCGCGGCAAACCTCGCCCGGCTGATCGGGATGCCGGTCGGGGCACTGGACGAGGGCTGGTTCCAGCAGGTGGAGGCGCCCGACTCGGTCCGACCACCGCCGGGATCGACCGGCACGCTGGTCGCCGCAGCAGCCCGCGCCGATCTCGACGCCGCGACCGCGCAGGTTCGACTGGCGCGCAGCCAACGCGTGCCGGACCTGACCCTGAGTGCAAGCGCACGACGGCTCGAGCAGACCAACGACACGGCGGCGGTTTTCGGCGTCTCGATCCCGCTGACCGTCTTCAACGGCGGTCGCTCGGCCGTTGCCGTCGCTGACGCGCAGCGCGACCAGTCGGACGCCCTGCGCCGTGCGGCGTTACTTGATGCCGAGCAGGACATCGCGACCACGCAGGCCGAGGCGGCAAATGCCGCGACCACCGCGCGCAACGCCCTGGGACCCGCGCTTGCCGGCGCTGTCGAGGCCGCGCGGATCGCGCGCATCGGCTACCGCGAAGGCAAGTTCGGGCAGCTCGACCTGCTCGACGCCGAGCGGACTCTTCTCGACACAAGGACGGCGGCGATCGACGCACTGGCTGCCTATCACGACGCACGCGCGCGCCTCGACCGGCTGACCGCCGCAGCGCCGATCGCCAAGGACACCGACCGATGA